The Allorhodopirellula heiligendammensis DNA window ATAGAATACCGACATGTACAGCGTCTATCTTGAAACAACCGTTGTTGGTCACATCGCTGGTCGTCTTCATCCAGACGCCGTAGTCAACGCACGACAGATCGTAACTCGCCACTGGTGGGACACAGCGAAGGACCGTTACTGTTTGTACGCATCAAATTTGGTGCTTGCCGAGTGCGGTGCCGGTGACTCCGATGCCGGCAACGAGCGACTCGAGATACTCCAAAACGTTGAACTACTTGAAATTGACACTGAGACTGGTGCGTTGGCCTCCTCACTACTTGCAAATCATGCGGTGCCAGCCACCGAACCACGGGACGCGA harbors:
- a CDS encoding type II toxin-antitoxin system VapC family toxin; translated protein: MYSVYLETTVVGHIAGRLHPDAVVNARQIVTRHWWDTAKDRYCLYASNLVLAECGAGDSDAGNERLEILQNVELLEIDTETGALASSLLANHAVPATEPRDATHIAVAAINGIDFLATWNFKHIMNPSTQHLIDAVCRDAGYEPATICTPEQMLEAYSDS